From Planococcus halocryophilus, the proteins below share one genomic window:
- a CDS encoding AAA family ATPase — translation MKIKLEVVFALGMWGLNIKGGYFKEESQLKLYDKHKHVGSLIYGKNGSGKSSISRAIFEKDRLIKEEIKEEELEFSPLIFQAHEEHPKQGSKVMSEDEVSSFKYLIFNEEFVMKNIQFKTDGLDAIVMLGDQKDLHEKLESNKDEIEKSISERKLYITDLTDEDRMSSAKIKENIKKNLSERWSTTEKDIKDNSIKSAVTNSLIDKVIDLSENSRSYGDISEKITSLIKKLRNIRSLEKVEEINIKVLDYNFEKLKILLEKRIEKPDLNERENKILEVIKDTNGLMMSQTNNLIQSDTEDCPLCFQTINPNYKKEISIAIEKLLHTRAANEHIQELDKKELPNIDMTLDTYENIVASLTLKDLTQKIDLYNECIKSVNKKIFIKIQNPYSPIDIEEKIIKKCLNEINKVIEICNKEIKIFNNDIAEKNKILEEASKLNLDLAHKDVKSLISDYKKQSISESVLSRKIEGLNTLLEKLEAEGKQIEAELLNTNIACDLINDYLKYIFYDSERLTIHPDDKYYSIKCRGESIKLSSLSIGERNCIALCYFFSQLFKGKSMQKVFQEKCLLVMDDPISSFDFENKVGVFSFLRFILNEFHSSNQESRAIIFTHDLEVFNHLFKIYNDIKLKDKYSTIHLENKKVKFINSNDFNEYSDLLNQIFEFAHNQEAPVKQLSIGNIMRRVLEAFATFNYNLGIEGLTANEKVLDLLTTEKEKAYFKNRMYRLVLNSESHLYERTRGILTRGFAENFSVDEKVKTAKDIIILMHSLNPTHIDILLSNKNDSDQTLEEKLKLINSWRNEIFSSITR, via the coding sequence ATGAAAATTAAATTGGAAGTGGTGTTCGCATTGGGGATGTGGGGATTAAATATTAAGGGTGGATATTTTAAAGAGGAGTCACAATTAAAATTATATGATAAACATAAACACGTAGGTTCATTAATTTATGGAAAGAATGGTAGTGGAAAGTCTAGTATATCTCGTGCAATATTTGAAAAAGACCGTTTAATAAAAGAAGAGATTAAAGAAGAAGAACTTGAATTCTCTCCTTTAATTTTTCAGGCTCATGAAGAACATCCTAAACAAGGTAGTAAAGTAATGTCAGAGGATGAGGTATCTAGTTTTAAGTATTTGATCTTTAACGAAGAGTTTGTTATGAAAAATATTCAATTCAAAACTGATGGGTTAGACGCTATAGTTATGTTGGGAGATCAAAAAGACTTACACGAAAAACTAGAAAGTAACAAAGACGAAATAGAAAAAAGTATCAGTGAGAGAAAATTATACATAACAGATTTAACTGATGAAGATCGGATGTCTTCTGCGAAAATAAAAGAGAATATTAAAAAAAATCTATCCGAACGCTGGAGTACTACGGAAAAAGATATTAAAGACAACTCAATTAAAAGTGCAGTAACAAATAGTTTAATTGATAAAGTAATAGATCTTTCAGAGAACTCTAGAAGTTATGGAGATATTTCTGAAAAAATAACAAGCTTGATTAAAAAGTTAAGAAACATCCGTTCACTTGAGAAAGTTGAAGAAATAAATATAAAAGTGTTAGATTATAATTTCGAGAAATTAAAAATTCTACTAGAAAAGAGAATTGAAAAGCCAGATTTAAATGAAAGAGAAAATAAAATACTAGAAGTTATTAAGGATACTAATGGATTGATGATGTCTCAAACCAATAATTTAATTCAAAGTGACACAGAAGATTGTCCACTTTGTTTTCAAACCATCAATCCCAATTATAAAAAGGAAATTTCAATTGCTATTGAAAAATTGCTACATACTAGGGCGGCGAATGAACATATTCAAGAATTAGATAAAAAAGAATTACCTAATATAGATATGACCTTAGATACATATGAAAATATTGTTGCTTCTTTAACATTAAAAGATTTAACTCAAAAAATTGATTTGTACAACGAATGTATAAAGTCTGTTAACAAAAAGATATTTATAAAAATTCAAAACCCTTACTCGCCTATAGACATAGAAGAAAAAATAATTAAAAAGTGTTTAAATGAGATAAACAAAGTCATAGAAATTTGTAATAAAGAAATAAAGATTTTTAATAATGATATAGCTGAAAAGAATAAAATCCTTGAAGAAGCATCTAAACTGAATTTGGATCTTGCTCACAAAGATGTAAAGAGCTTAATTAGTGATTATAAAAAACAAAGTATTTCAGAAAGTGTATTGAGTAGGAAAATAGAAGGATTAAATACTTTACTTGAGAAGTTAGAAGCAGAAGGAAAACAAATAGAAGCGGAACTCTTAAATACTAACATTGCATGCGACCTTATAAATGATTACTTAAAATATATTTTTTATGATAGTGAAAGACTTACTATTCATCCAGATGATAAGTATTATTCAATTAAATGCAGAGGAGAAAGCATTAAGCTTTCATCTTTATCTATTGGAGAGAGAAATTGTATAGCTCTATGCTATTTCTTTTCACAATTATTTAAAGGAAAGTCAATGCAAAAGGTATTTCAAGAAAAATGCTTGCTAGTTATGGATGATCCTATTTCTAGTTTTGACTTTGAAAATAAAGTTGGTGTTTTTTCTTTTTTAAGATTTATTTTAAATGAATTTCATTCTTCAAATCAAGAAAGCAGAGCCATTATTTTCACTCATGATCTAGAAGTTTTTAATCATCTTTTTAAAATTTATAATGATATCAAGTTAAAGGATAAATATTCCACTATTCATTTAGAAAACAAAAAAGTTAAATTCATTAATTCTAACGACTTCAACGAATATAGTGATTTACTAAATCAAATATTTGAGTTTGCCCATAATCAAGAAGCACCTGTTAAACAACTTTCAATTGGTAATATAATGAGAAGAGTGTTGGAAGCTTTTGCCACTTTCAACTATAATTTAGGGATAGAAGGTCTTACTGCCAATGAAAAAGTATTAGATTTACTAACAACTGAAAAAGAAAAAGCTTATTTTAAAAATCGCATGTATAGATTAGTTTTAAATAGTGAGAGTCATTTATATGAAAGAACTAGAGGTATTTTAACTAGAGGATTCGCAGAAAACTTTTCTGTTGATGAAAAAGTAAAAACTGCTAAAGATATTATTATTCTCATGCATAGTTTAAATCCAACTCATATCGACATACTTCTAAGTAATAAAAATGATTCAGACCAAACTTTAGAAGAAAAGTTGAAATTAATAAATAGTTGGAGAAATGAAATTTTCTCTTCAATTACAAGGTAG
- the tnpB gene encoding IS66 family insertion sequence element accessory protein TnpB (TnpB, as the term is used for proteins encoded by IS66 family insertion elements, is considered an accessory protein, since TnpC, encoded by a neighboring gene, is a DDE family transposase.): MMNGRIVERVYLATGPTDLRKSIDGLAVIVQELFQLDPFSNALFVFCNRKKDKLKILFWDHNGFWLYYRRLEKGLFDWPDLGSSLPLPITSRQLNWLLDGLPLNQRQAHPSVAAKKII; encoded by the coding sequence ATGATGAATGGCCGAATTGTCGAGCGGGTGTATTTGGCTACCGGACCGACAGACCTCCGAAAGTCAATTGATGGGCTCGCGGTTATCGTCCAGGAATTATTTCAGCTCGATCCTTTTTCCAACGCGCTCTTTGTGTTTTGTAACCGGAAGAAAGACAAGCTCAAGATTCTATTCTGGGATCACAATGGCTTCTGGCTCTACTACCGCCGATTGGAAAAAGGGTTGTTCGATTGGCCGGACCTTGGGTCCAGCCTGCCCCTTCCAATCACGTCTCGGCAGTTGAACTGGTTGCTTGATGGCCTGCCGCTGAACCAACGTCAGGCGCATCCATCCGTTGCGGCGAAAAAAATCATTTAG
- a CDS encoding DUF2075 domain-containing protein, with protein sequence MGTIELKTWDFNKTALDSIKKEAYFDYPVVYFLNNNTTVYIGETVAFKNRMKSHLNNIERKKLEKMTLIIHEKFHRSATYNIETKLINYFLGDNRYKLQNKSQTVQSVMHNYHDKEFYDIKIFNEIWTELLNRNMVNSPAHVIENRDIFKLSPFKELTMTQLELKTKILEVCEEHIDDDETFVFMVKGEAGVGKSVVLSSVFNSIQERAADKNSKLHQTKNYLLVNHSEMLKTYKNIAANVKFLKKNNFDKPTSFINKQKKAAEKADIVLVDEAHLLLSRADAFNGFNENNQLEEIIKHSKVVIVVYDEKQVLKLKSYWDEERLKKIVSGYQREEPYVLREQFRMNAGDDVINWIDNFVEKRIGKLPKDELYDFQIFDSAKKMHDAIVEKNKEYGLSRVVSTFDYEHKKDGEQYYIREDNLEIPWNSTDTKNTWAEKPETIKEAGSIYTIQGFDLNYVGVILGPSVTYDEQNDCLKIVTEKYSDTEAFRGKDGIEDVERAKEQIILNSINVLMKRGIKGLYVFASDGGVRERLIEL encoded by the coding sequence ATGGGCACGATTGAACTAAAGACATGGGACTTCAACAAAACTGCGTTGGACAGTATCAAGAAAGAAGCTTACTTTGATTATCCAGTCGTTTACTTTTTGAACAATAATACCACTGTATATATTGGGGAAACTGTCGCCTTTAAAAATCGGATGAAATCTCACTTGAATAATATTGAGAGAAAGAAATTAGAAAAAATGACGCTCATCATTCATGAAAAGTTTCATCGATCAGCTACATATAATATAGAAACCAAATTAATTAATTATTTTTTAGGCGATAATCGTTACAAGCTGCAAAACAAGAGTCAGACGGTGCAAAGTGTTATGCACAATTATCATGATAAAGAATTCTACGATATAAAAATTTTCAATGAGATATGGACAGAACTGTTGAATAGGAACATGGTAAATAGCCCGGCTCATGTAATTGAAAACAGAGACATCTTTAAACTTTCTCCTTTTAAAGAACTGACGATGACACAACTCGAGCTTAAAACAAAAATTCTAGAAGTGTGTGAAGAACACATCGATGATGATGAAACGTTTGTATTTATGGTTAAAGGTGAAGCGGGTGTTGGTAAAAGTGTGGTCTTAAGTTCCGTGTTTAATAGCATCCAGGAACGAGCAGCTGACAAAAATTCTAAACTCCATCAAACGAAGAATTACTTACTCGTCAACCATTCAGAAATGCTGAAAACGTATAAAAACATCGCAGCCAATGTAAAGTTTCTGAAAAAGAATAACTTTGACAAGCCGACAAGTTTCATTAACAAGCAAAAGAAAGCTGCTGAAAAAGCGGACATAGTTTTAGTCGATGAAGCGCATTTATTGCTGAGCAGAGCGGATGCGTTCAATGGCTTTAATGAGAACAATCAATTAGAAGAAATCATTAAACACAGCAAAGTCGTCATCGTTGTTTACGACGAAAAACAAGTATTAAAACTGAAAAGCTATTGGGACGAAGAACGGCTCAAGAAAATAGTGTCAGGCTATCAAAGAGAAGAGCCCTACGTTTTAAGAGAACAGTTCCGCATGAATGCAGGTGATGATGTGATCAATTGGATCGACAATTTTGTAGAGAAGCGAATTGGTAAGCTCCCGAAAGATGAGCTATATGATTTTCAAATATTCGATTCTGCCAAGAAAATGCATGATGCCATAGTGGAAAAGAATAAAGAATATGGACTCTCCAGAGTGGTATCAACATTTGACTACGAACATAAGAAAGACGGCGAGCAGTACTACATCAGAGAAGACAATCTCGAAATTCCCTGGAACTCAACCGACACTAAAAACACCTGGGCAGAAAAGCCGGAGACAATCAAAGAAGCGGGATCCATCTATACAATTCAAGGTTTCGATTTGAATTATGTAGGCGTGATATTGGGACCATCAGTTACTTATGATGAACAAAATGATTGCTTGAAGATTGTAACTGAAAAATATAGTGACACCGAAGCGTTCAGAGGAAAAGATGGAATTGAGGATGTTGAACGAGCGAAAGAACAGATTATATTGAATTCCATTAATGTGTTGATGAAGAGGGGGATAAAGGGGCTTTATGTTTTTGCTAGTGATGGGGGGGTGAGAGAGCGACTTATTGAACTATAA
- the tnpC gene encoding IS66 family transposase: MKIMDGKTSPTIEELEKKNAQLENQMKTLELKVQWYEEQFRLAQQKRFGVSSEKTDDNQLTLQLFNEAEISSAVLLAEPTMETINYTRKKIGGRAEKLKDLPVETIHYDLSDAEKVCLACNHELHEMSHQTRQELKVVPAQVKVVEHVQHIYSCRHCEKHAITTPIVKAKMPNPVIPKGLASPSAIAFVMTQKFADGLPLYRQEKQLERMGIPLNRQTLSNWMISSTTRWLRPFYDLLHRQLLQEELLHADETSLQVLDEPGKIAQSKSYMWLYRTSSVTKKPMVLFDYRANRSSKNPKDFLKGYEGYLNVDGYAGYESLENVELAGCWAHARRKFDEALKALKSPSSSSTRSTIAKKGLNFCNQLFAIERKIKKLDAKERLKIRQKDSQPVLDAYLAWLHEQKEIIAPQSATGKAITYSLNQWHKLTTFMKDGRIEIDNNRAERSIKPFVIGRKNWLFAVSTSGANSSAIIYSLVETAKENGLNPFFYLQFLFEELPQLDMTADLNLEHLMPWSKELPKDCYIQKKK, encoded by the coding sequence ATGAAAATAATGGACGGAAAGACCTCACCCACAATTGAAGAATTGGAAAAGAAGAACGCGCAGCTAGAGAACCAGATGAAGACACTGGAGCTGAAGGTGCAGTGGTACGAAGAGCAGTTTCGATTGGCCCAGCAGAAACGCTTTGGTGTATCCAGCGAAAAGACGGACGACAACCAGTTGACGCTTCAGCTTTTCAACGAAGCCGAAATCTCTTCTGCCGTCTTATTGGCGGAACCGACAATGGAGACCATCAACTACACGCGCAAAAAAATTGGCGGCCGTGCAGAAAAACTGAAAGACCTGCCGGTCGAAACCATCCATTACGACCTTTCTGATGCAGAGAAGGTCTGTTTGGCATGCAATCACGAACTTCATGAAATGAGCCACCAAACCCGGCAAGAATTGAAGGTCGTTCCGGCGCAGGTCAAAGTGGTGGAACACGTTCAGCACATTTACAGCTGCCGTCATTGTGAGAAGCATGCCATCACGACTCCCATCGTCAAAGCGAAGATGCCAAATCCAGTCATCCCAAAGGGATTGGCTTCACCTTCCGCAATCGCCTTTGTCATGACGCAAAAATTTGCGGATGGTCTTCCGCTTTATCGTCAGGAAAAGCAGCTGGAACGGATGGGCATCCCGTTGAACCGCCAGACACTCTCGAATTGGATGATTTCAAGTACGACCCGCTGGTTGCGCCCGTTTTATGATCTTCTCCACCGTCAACTCCTGCAGGAAGAGTTGCTTCATGCCGATGAGACTAGCCTGCAAGTTCTCGATGAACCCGGCAAGATAGCACAATCCAAGTCGTACATGTGGCTCTATCGCACGAGTTCTGTAACGAAAAAACCGATGGTCCTTTTCGATTACCGAGCGAACCGATCGAGTAAAAATCCGAAGGATTTCTTGAAGGGATACGAAGGCTACCTCAACGTCGACGGATATGCCGGTTATGAATCGCTCGAAAATGTGGAGCTCGCGGGCTGTTGGGCACATGCCCGTCGGAAATTCGATGAGGCGCTGAAGGCATTGAAGAGCCCCTCATCAAGTTCCACCCGATCGACGATTGCCAAAAAGGGCCTCAACTTCTGTAACCAATTATTCGCGATTGAACGAAAAATCAAGAAGTTGGACGCCAAAGAGCGGTTGAAAATAAGACAAAAAGACAGTCAGCCTGTGCTGGATGCTTATTTGGCTTGGCTCCATGAACAAAAAGAAATCATTGCGCCGCAATCAGCCACCGGGAAAGCCATCACCTATTCGTTGAATCAATGGCATAAGCTGACAACATTCATGAAAGACGGACGCATCGAGATCGACAACAATCGTGCGGAACGGTCGATTAAACCGTTCGTCATCGGACGAAAAAATTGGCTGTTCGCCGTTTCGACAAGCGGAGCGAATTCCAGTGCCATCATCTACAGTCTCGTAGAGACAGCCAAAGAGAATGGCTTGAATCCATTTTTCTACCTTCAATTTCTTTTCGAAGAACTTCCGCAGCTGGACATGACGGCGGACCTGAACCTCGAGCATCTCATGCCGTGGTCGAAGGAACTTCCGAAAGACTGTTATATCCAAAAGAAAAAATAA
- a CDS encoding lysozyme inhibitor LprI family protein: protein MEKFIDYYVLLNILPTASEELIKRAYRIQSKELHPDQGGNEQQFILLTEAYEVLSNPLKRKAYDQDYAFYQQTRKRGNESSQQERKHTNSKRASESTENKPFLSFDYMRFGKVALGGIITLGVLAKAINAFEESTEPEIPIDPIVFPVLENEHSNDVVEEAVTTEYVVGEIEESGVETVEQSIDIPEESEPLKDLIEEYEQEEVEKNSTLTYSTTDSLSLYVRYLDRIYKLEADLESYGKVWETGSDAEITQASYNQLKIWDDLLNEIYQTLKIELTETEFLELRDFQRAWIAKKERIADEARKDFAGGSWEVPVYNDAQLEETKERCYWLVMNYMN from the coding sequence ATGGAAAAATTTATTGATTACTATGTATTATTGAATATACTACCGACAGCGAGTGAAGAGTTGATTAAACGTGCTTATCGCATTCAGTCTAAAGAATTACACCCAGATCAAGGAGGAAATGAGCAACAATTTATCTTACTAACAGAGGCATACGAAGTTTTGAGTAATCCCTTAAAAAGAAAAGCATACGACCAAGACTATGCCTTTTATCAACAAACTCGAAAGCGGGGTAATGAAAGTTCTCAGCAAGAAAGAAAACATACGAATTCTAAACGTGCATCAGAATCCACGGAAAATAAACCATTCTTGTCTTTTGACTATATGCGATTTGGAAAAGTTGCGCTTGGAGGGATCATTACTCTAGGGGTTCTTGCGAAAGCAATTAATGCTTTTGAAGAAAGTACTGAACCTGAGATTCCAATAGACCCTATTGTATTTCCAGTTTTAGAAAATGAACATTCTAACGATGTTGTTGAAGAGGCTGTCACCACTGAATATGTTGTAGGTGAAATAGAAGAATCAGGTGTGGAAACTGTGGAGCAATCAATTGATATTCCTGAGGAATCTGAACCGCTCAAAGATTTGATAGAAGAATATGAACAAGAAGAAGTGGAAAAAAATTCCACATTGACATATAGTACAACGGACTCTTTATCTTTATATGTTAGGTATTTAGACAGGATTTATAAATTGGAAGCGGATTTAGAAAGCTATGGGAAAGTATGGGAAACTGGAAGCGATGCCGAAATTACGCAAGCATCATATAATCAATTGAAAATTTGGGATGATCTATTAAATGAAATTTATCAGACGTTAAAAATAGAATTAACAGAAACAGAATTTTTAGAGTTGAGGGATTTTCAGCGTGCTTGGATAGCAAAGAAGGAAAGAATTGCAGATGAAGCAAGGAAGGATTTCGCTGGTGGCTCTTGGGAGGTTCCTGTATACAATGATGCTCAGTTGGAAGAAACAAAAGAGCGTTGTTATTGGTTAGTGATGAATTATATGAATTAA
- a CDS encoding IS110 family transposase, whose product MVLSTFNHIQGSNGSHWNRLMRGENAEKICIVAIDAAKFVNAAMICNVYGDILVKPFEFNASSTGFHRLVKEIEEAKEGYAFEEVVVGIETTGHYYEDLVRLCEQKKFIVRIINAATTAKERETVLNYTKTDNVDLMAITQSLLHGRGQTSQEALPLLEQLKMLSRAHRALVNTHSQTINHIRLYMDHIFREFQGIVEEVDGEKVILKIFSTFDSKSSRFLMRHYPHPSDILKLGEAGLRQVSIEQNLKMRDQSIERLVRFARQSVSKPKMFLQAELLMLRLKLDELELKAAQAAQVKAEMEQVLLQTDGGILLSIPGVGVITASELTAEIGDFSLFTRPEQLIKMAGTNPIIRQSGGKKATSHRISKQGRADFRGAVYRAGKAMMGQNPTMKKKAEELKAKGKKIGQIYIALGNRLLRLAFAMMKKKQVYQTGPEGKSLQSVIASKLRNKEKQALFFNRYVLN is encoded by the coding sequence ATGGTTCTATCTACATTTAACCATATTCAGGGGAGCAACGGAAGTCATTGGAACCGCTTGATGAGAGGCGAAAATGCCGAAAAGATTTGTATTGTCGCGATCGACGCTGCCAAGTTTGTAAACGCCGCCATGATCTGCAATGTATACGGCGATATTCTCGTCAAACCGTTTGAGTTCAATGCCTCCTCCACTGGCTTTCACCGGCTGGTGAAGGAAATTGAAGAGGCGAAAGAAGGATATGCGTTCGAAGAAGTGGTCGTAGGCATCGAGACAACGGGGCATTACTACGAAGATTTGGTCCGCCTTTGTGAACAGAAAAAATTCATCGTCCGGATCATCAACGCCGCGACAACGGCGAAAGAACGGGAAACCGTACTTAATTATACGAAGACTGACAACGTGGATCTCATGGCCATCACCCAGTCACTCCTGCACGGACGCGGGCAGACGAGCCAGGAGGCCCTTCCGTTATTGGAACAGCTCAAAATGTTGTCACGTGCGCACCGGGCATTGGTGAATACCCATTCGCAGACGATTAACCATATCCGTCTCTATATGGACCATATCTTCCGAGAGTTTCAGGGAATTGTGGAGGAAGTGGATGGTGAAAAAGTCATCTTAAAAATCTTTTCTACCTTCGACTCCAAATCATCCCGTTTCTTGATGCGCCATTATCCACATCCTTCGGACATTTTAAAGTTGGGAGAAGCTGGACTACGCCAGGTTTCAATCGAACAAAATTTGAAAATGCGCGATCAATCCATTGAGCGTCTTGTCCGTTTTGCCCGTCAATCGGTTTCTAAACCCAAAATGTTCCTGCAAGCGGAGCTTCTGATGTTGCGTCTGAAGCTCGATGAGCTGGAATTGAAGGCAGCACAAGCGGCACAGGTCAAGGCGGAGATGGAACAGGTGCTTCTCCAAACGGACGGTGGAATCTTATTAAGCATCCCGGGCGTTGGTGTCATCACTGCTTCTGAGCTGACAGCAGAAATAGGGGATTTTTCCTTATTTACACGCCCCGAACAGCTCATTAAGATGGCCGGCACCAATCCGATCATCCGGCAGTCTGGCGGTAAAAAGGCGACCTCCCATCGGATTTCTAAACAAGGGCGAGCCGATTTTCGAGGCGCTGTGTACCGGGCTGGTAAAGCCATGATGGGTCAGAATCCGACCATGAAAAAAAAGGCCGAAGAACTGAAAGCGAAAGGGAAAAAAATAGGACAGATCTACATTGCTTTGGGCAATCGGTTACTGCGCCTTGCATTCGCCATGATGAAAAAGAAACAGGTTTACCAGACAGGACCAGAAGGCAAAAGCCTCCAATCGGTGATTGCCAGTAAATTACGAAATAAAGAAAAACAAGCTCTGTTCTTCAATCGTTACGTCCTGAACTGA
- the tnpA gene encoding IS66 family insertion sequence element accessory protein TnpA, producing MKRKEKELYWTGQISEYRESGETLVQWCERKDIKLHTMKYWLRKQSPVSKKSQETAWVSCLVEEPSSETTLTLKIKNVEIEVMSGFQDELLLKVLRTLNQL from the coding sequence TTGAAAAGAAAAGAGAAAGAATTATATTGGACAGGTCAAATCAGTGAATATCGGGAAAGTGGAGAAACTTTAGTTCAATGGTGCGAGAGGAAGGACATCAAACTCCACACGATGAAATACTGGCTGCGCAAACAGTCGCCCGTATCCAAAAAGTCGCAAGAGACCGCTTGGGTCTCCTGTCTGGTAGAAGAACCTTCGAGCGAGACGACGCTTACGTTGAAAATAAAAAATGTGGAAATTGAGGTGATGAGTGGCTTCCAGGACGAACTGTTACTGAAGGTCCTTCGGACACTTAATCAATTATGA
- the tnpC gene encoding IS66 family transposase: MKIMDGKTSPTIEELEKKNAQLENQMKTLELKVQWYEEQFRLAQQKRFGVSSEKTDDNQLTLQLFNEAEISSAVLLAEPTMETINYTRKKIGGRAEKLKDLPVETIHYDLSDAEKVCLACNHELHEMSHQTRQELKVVPAQVKVVEHVQHIYSCRHCEKHAITTPIVKAKMPNPVIPKGLASPSAIAFVMTQKFADGLPLYRQEKQLERMGIPLNRQTLSNWMISSTTRWLRPFYDLLHRQLLQEELLHADETSLQVLDEPGKIAQSKSYMWLYRTSSVTKKPMVLFDYRANRSSKNPKDFLKGYEGYLNVDGYAGYESLENVELAGCWAHARRKFDEALKALKSPSSSSTRSTIAKKGLNFCNQLFAIERKIKKLDAKERLKIRQKDSQPVLDAYLAWLHEQKEIIAPQSATGKAITYSLNQWHKLTTFMKDGRIEIDNNRAERSIKPFVIGRKNWLFAVSTSGANSSAIIYSLVETAKENGLNPFFYLQFLFEELPQLDMTADLNLEHLMPWSKELPKDCYIQKKK, encoded by the coding sequence ATGAAAATAATGGACGGAAAGACCTCACCCACAATTGAAGAATTGGAAAAGAAGAACGCGCAGCTAGAGAACCAGATGAAGACACTGGAGCTGAAGGTGCAGTGGTACGAAGAGCAGTTTCGATTGGCCCAGCAGAAACGCTTTGGTGTATCCAGCGAAAAGACGGACGACAACCAGTTGACGCTTCAGCTTTTCAACGAAGCCGAAATCTCTTCTGCCGTCTTATTGGCGGAACCGACAATGGAGACCATCAACTACACGCGCAAAAAAATTGGCGGCCGTGCAGAAAAACTGAAAGACCTGCCGGTCGAAACCATCCATTACGACCTTTCTGATGCAGAGAAGGTCTGTTTGGCATGCAATCACGAACTTCATGAAATGAGCCACCAAACCCGGCAAGAATTGAAGGTCGTTCCGGCGCAGGTCAAAGTGGTGGAACACGTTCAGCACATTTACAGCTGCCGTCATTGTGAGAAGCATGCCATCACGACTCCCATCGTCAAAGCGAAAATGCCAAATCCAGTCATCCCAAAGGGATTGGCTTCACCTTCCGCAATCGCCTTTGTCATGACGCAAAAATTTGCGGATGGTCTTCCGCTTTATCGTCAGGAAAAGCAGCTGGAACGGATGGGCATCCCGTTGAACCGCCAGACACTCTCGAATTGGATGATTTCAAGTACGACCCGCTGGTTGCGCCCGTTTTATGATCTTCTCCACCGTCAACTCCTGCAGGAAGAGTTGCTTCATGCCGATGAGACCAGCCTGCAAGTTCTCGATGAACCCGGCAAGATAGCACAATCCAAGTCGTACATGTGGCTCTATCGCACGAGTTCTGTAACGAAAAAACCGATGGTCCTTTTCGATTACCGAGCGAACCGATCGAGTAAAAATCCGAAGGATTTCTTGAAGGGATACGAAGGCTACCTCAACGTCGACGGATATGCCGGTTATGAATCGCTCGAAAATGTGGAGCTCGCGGGCTGTTGGGCACATGCCCGTCGGAAATTCGATGAGGCGCTGAAGGCATTGAAGAGCCCCTCATCAAGTTCCACCCGATCGACGATTGCCAAAAAGGGCCTCAACTTCTGTAACCAATTATTCGCGATTGAACGAAAAATCAAGAAGTTGGACGCCAAAGAGCGGTTGAAAATAAGACAAAAAGACAGTCAGCCTGTGCTGGATGCTTATTTGGCTTGGCTCCATGAACAAAAAGAAATCATTGCGCCGCAATCAGCCACCGGGAAAGCCATCACCTATTCGTTGAATCAATGGCATAAGCTGACAACATTCATGAAAGACGGACGCATCGAGATCGACAACAATCGTGCGGAACGGTCGATTAAACCGTTCGTCATTGGACGAAAAAATTGGCTGTTCGCCGTTTCGACAAGCGGAGCGAATTCCAGTGCCATCATCTACAGTCTCGTAGAGACAGCCAAAGAGAATGGCTTAAATCCATTTTTCTACCTTCAATTTCTTTTCGAAGAACTTCCGCAGCTGGACATGACGGCGGACCTGAACCTCGAGCATCTCATGCCGTGGTCGAAGGAACTTCCGAAAGACTGTTATATCCAAAAGAAAAAATAA